The region TGGCTTTATTCAAATCGATATGATCGGTTATCAAGCTCAAGTTATTCCAGCTATGTTAGCCGGATTCTTGTTATGTTATCTGGAACGTTTCTTTAGGAAAATCATTCCCGAAGCTATTTCGATGATTTTCGTTCCATTCTTTTCTCTAGTGCCAACAATTTTAGCTGCTCATATCATTTTAGGGCCTATTGGTTGGAAGATCGGTAACATGGTATCACTTGTCGTAAATGCCGGCTTAACAAGCTCATTAAACTGGTTATTTGGTGCTATTTTTGGTTTCTTATATGCACCACTCGTTATTACAGGCTTACATCATATGAGTAATGCTATTGATTTACAATTAATTGCTGATTATGGCTCTACCAATCTATGGCCAATGATTGCTTTATCAAATATCGCCCAAGGATCGGCTGTGTTAGCCATTGTATTTGCCCATCGTGGAAACAAAGAAGAACAACAAATTTCAATTCCAGCAACTATTTCATGTTATTTAGGTGTAACTGAACCGGCAATTTTTGGTATAAACTTGAAATATCTTTATCCCTTTGTTGCGGCTATGATTGGTTCGGCTATTGCAGGAATGACGAGTACGCTGTTAAAAGTCACAGCCGCCAGTATTGGAGTTGGAGGCATTCCAGGGATCTTATCGATTAAACATGGTTATTTTTCATTTTTCTTATGCATGTTAATCGCTATTATAGTCCCCTTCATCTTAACGTTGTTTTTCAGAAAGCATAATATTTTAAATAAAATCGATCGTGTCTAGACTAGGTAAGGACTTAACTGTCTAGATATACAGACAATAAAAATGAAGTAGAGGTAATCATAATGAATTTTAAAGAAAAAGTAGTGTATCAAATTTATCCAAAATCTTTTTACGATAGTAATGGGGATGGTGTTGGAGATTTACAAGGAATTATACAAAAAATCCCTTACCTTGCTGATTTAGGAGTAGATGTCCTTTGGTTCAATCCTTTCTTTAAATCACCCCAACATGATAACGGTTATGACATTTCAGATTATTGTGCTATCGATCCTCTTTACGGAACGATGAGTGATTTTGAGCAACTTGTGTCAGAAATGACCAAATATAAGATGGAAATAATGCTTGATATGGTCTTAAATCATACATCAACCGATCATCCGTGGTTTCAAAAAGCTTTAGCTGGTGAAGAAAAGTATCAAAATTATTATATATTACGCCCCGCTAAAAAAGATGGTGGCATTCCGACTAATTGGGACTCTAAATTTGGTGGAAAAGCTTGGAATCGCTTTGGGCAAACAAATAATTATTATCTACATTTATTTGATAAAACACAGGCAGACCTAAATTGGAGAAATCCTGAAGTTAGAGAAGAGATGCAGAAAATTGTCCAATTTTGGTTAGATAAAGGGGTCAGAGGATTTAGATTTGATGTTATTAATTTAATCGGAAAAGACGAAGAGCTGCACCAAGCAACAGATGATGTAGGTAAATATTTATATACAGATAGACCTATCGTCCATGAGTTTTTACATCAACTCAATCAAGCGACGTTTGGTAAATACCCTACGATGACGGTCGGAGAGATGTCAGCCACTACGATAGAAAATTGTATCTTATATACTCAGCCAGATCGTCAAGAACTTGATATGACATTTAATTTTCATCATTTAAAAGTTGATTATGATAATGGTAATAAATGGAGTAAAGCCCCTGTTCGTTTCAATGAGTTAACAACACTTCTTCACGATTGGGGTGAAGGGATGTCGGAAGCCGAAGGATGGAACGCATTATTTTGGAACAATCATGACCAACCACGTGCCTTGACCCGCTTTGCAGATGACCAAAAACTAAGAGTTCCCTCTGCTAAGATGTTAGCAACAGCCATCCATTTAAACCGAGGAACTCCTTTTATTTACCAAGGAGAAGAGATCGGCATGACAGATCCTTACTTCGAGTCGATTGATGAGTACAGAGATGTTGAATCGCTAAATGCTTATGATAAACTAAGAGAAGAAGGGTTATCGAATACTAATGCTCTAGAAATAATTCAGACTAAGTCTCGTGATAATTCTCGAACACCAATACCTTGGAACAATCAAGTCAATGCCGGTTTTTCTACTGGAACACCATGGTTAGGGCTTGGCAAAAATTGGCAAACCGTCAATATTAACAATGAGTTAACTAATGGTAGTATTTATTCTTACTATCAAAAATTGATACAATTAAGAAAAACATATTCTGTTATTTCCAGAGGGGATTATCAAGCATTTGATCGAGATAATACCAGTTGCTATAGTTATATTCGTGAAGATAGTTCAGCTAAGCTGTTGGTCATAACTAATTTTACTTCTAATAGTATCGCATATGATTTACCGGAAGAATGGCAAACTGCTGAGGTACTTATTAATAATTATGACACAGAGGTGACTCTGACAGATAGCCACTCTCGAGCTGTTCCATTACAAGCCTATCAAGCCCTAGCATTACTTATTAATTAGCAGCTATTAAAGTATGTCAGGCTAGTCTATTTTTTATTCCTTCTAGCAAATTCAACAAATTTAAACTTGTCAATTCGATGACGAGACTCAGTATATTGAAATAGGCGCGTATCTTGTAAGAAAACTTGACTGCGAACCACTACAACACAACTGTCAGTGGGTCTTAAACTCATTAATTCTTGATCCTCACTTGTAATAGGCTCAACAGTGATTTCTTTTTTTGCATAACCAATTTCAAGTTTTAAAGAATCCTCAATATATTGATATAAAGAGGTACTTGCATGATCCTTAGTCAGATCTGGTATAATTTCAGCATCCAAATAATCTTTATCAATAATGACTACTTCACCACTCAACTCCCTTTGTCGAATAATCGTATATAGTTCATTCGTTTCGTTAAAAGGAAATAGTCGATGATGTTCTTTTTCATTACAAATCCGTCCTTTGTGGAAGACTGGGACTTTTGTAATAGAGGGCAAATGCTGTGTTTTTGTCAATTCATGGTAACTTGTTAAGCCTGAGACAGGAAAATCATAAGTTGGAATATCTAAAATAATACTCCCTTTTCCTTGTTGCTTTTGGATATAACCTTGCTCAGCTAGTAAGACGAGGGCTTTTCGGATCGTCTCACGTGAAACTGAATATTCTTGTGCTAATTTATTTTCACTAGGTAGTTTTTCTCCCGAAGCAAATTCACCTGTTTTTATTTTGTCTTCTAATTCTTGAAATATTTCTTTATATCTATTCATCTTCTCACCCACACTTATATAATAATCCTACCATACACAATTATTAATAAAATGTCACGATTTTTCAATAAAGAGATAAATAAGGAACTCAAATAGTTAAGTGGTTAAAAGGAAACCCTCCACATCCTTACTACGTTACTAAATAAGTAAATAAGTTTAAGAAGAAGTCTATATAATATTCTAATCAACTATCTATCTCGGCTTACAGTTTCTTATAATAATAAAAAACCACCTCTGATTGAGGTGGAAAAATTGGGAGTTTTTGATCTCGAAAAGGTGTACCCAAAGGTACCAGCGTGGAAGGTAGGACTCGAACCTACACTACAGATTGAATCAGGTAAGGATTGCCATCGAGTATACCTAACCCAGTAGAAAAACCACCTTGGTTCATCCACGTATGTTTCTTTCTAACTTACCTATATAATATCAAGTAATCTCTAAGAGATGGTTAAGAGAGTGGGAACTATTCTAGACTAATTGTGAATTTTTGACGATGGTTATTAATTTTTTATAAAGGTGTTTGATTACAAGATGAGTTTTTATGAAAGTCACTTAACGCTAAAAGATCTCAACATACAAATCGGAATAGGGTCTGGTATTAATCCCTGTATAGATCCAAACACTGTATTTCAATTATTTTATAAGAGTAAAGTAAGTGGTGAAAAGAGAAGCGTAATGTTTTTCACTATAAATTAAAATTATATGACGTTTATAGTTATATCAAAACATTAAATAGTTTAAATCGATATTTAAATTACATTAATCATCAAAATGCAATGACAATTAAGTGCTGTTGTACTAAACTGATAATAGATACTTATAAACAGAAAACGTTTTTAATTAAGCAAAAGGATTAAAATAGGAGGGATTAAGTATGAAAAAAAGTATTATTGGGTGTGTATTGTTAGGTACAGTTTTGACTATGGTAGGTTGTAGCAATGAGTCAGGTAGTCAGGATGTTGTTAGTGAAGAGACAGTTGAAGAAACAACAGAATCGGTGAAAGAAAAAACTGAACAAGAGGACAAAGCTGAGCAAGGGGAACAAGAAAAAAAGAAAGAAGAGCAACAGAAGACAGATAAAGAAAAAAAAATTTTTGGATTCACAGCTAGTGACGGTTATACAAAACATCAAAAAGAATTATTGACAACATATACTCAGTTAGAGGTTGAAGAGAGACTTGGTAAGAAATTAAAACTTGGTGATTTATCAGATTGGAATTATAGTAAAGGCATGTCTGAAAGTGGAGAGGATAGATGGAGCATCGTTAAATTGAACGATCCTATGGGAAGAGTTAAAACTTTTTATGATTGGGATGGTAATCCTGATCATGATGCTACTCTTAAATATTTTGAAGTTGGGGGAGAGGTAATTTTAGATAACAGAGATAAGCAAAAAAACAATTCTAACTTATCAGAAGACAATGAATTAACTGAAGAGGCCTCATCTACAGAAAATAATACTGATTATCAAAGCATTTTAGATGACTATACGGCTAAAATACAAGCGGCTGCACCTCTGTTGGTAGATGAGTATAATAATGAAGCGCCAGCTAATGAAGATGGGTTAGAAGGACTTGCAGAACTATCTAATGATAAAGTATCAAAATTAGCAGAAATATCTAATGAGGGTATTTCTGAAATGGCAGAAGTAATGATGACAAAAGGGTCTGGTAAGTACGAGGAATATGAAGAGTGGGCTGATAAATTGATGGAAGTCTACATGACAGAAGCAGAACAAATAACAGACGCTTATATGAATTCCAGTATGTAAAATATCATTCATAAATTTATGAGAATAAGCAGTCAAATTTATGAAAGGAGAAGCCTTTTGTCTGCATTTGTCTGCACTAGAAACAATTAATTTAATTATAGATATAGAGATGTATACTATAGCTATGATTGCCTTAGTTGTGATATTGCTAAAAATGACAAAAAAACAACCAACCTTTAACTTTAGCAGGTTAATTGGTTATTTTTATTAACTTAGCTACCATCTTAAATGGCTTTATAACTAGAGAATCATGTTCACGCATGGTTCTCTCTTTTCAATTTTCATTATACGTAGTCAGTATTCAATCTATATTGTACCTATTGGGATGGGGTATCTTCTTGCTAGATTTGATTACAATATAATAAAGCTTATGCGATTTTTGTTATTGAGCAATAGAGAATTTCAGTTGATAGGAGTCATAGCAATAAAACATGAGTTAACTACTTAGGAGAATACGAGAATAGAATTTTTTGTCGCAAAGGTAAGGATTGAATCAATGGCTGTTGTTGCTACACACATTTGGCTTATCGTTAATAAATTTTTTAATTGTTCTACCATATGAATCGCCTCCTGATTAGTATTTTTATGTATTCTCCAGGTAAGGAAGACGCTCAGTATAAATGCTGAGGTAAACATCACTAAGTGTATCGGTACTCTCCTAAATTTTTAACTATCTTTAGTATAAAGTGATGTGATTAAAATAGCAATGTCACTTGTTTACATCCAGTTCAACGTATTTTGCTGAAATTATTAAAAAATTCGAAGATGAGTTTGATTACATTCTATTTGATGTACCGCCAACATTATCAACGTTCACTGACTCTGCAGTTTTAGTTTCTGACTACATTGTAATTGTTCTTCAAACACAAGAGCGTTCGTTTATTGGTGCTGAAGCATTCATCAAATACCTACAAGAACTGATGGGCAGTTATGAAACAGATTTTGATATTTTAGGTATTTTACCAGTGCTTCAAAAAAATAATGCTATCGTTGATAAATCTGTTCTTAAAAATGCAACGGAAGAATTTGGTGAAGAAAATATGTTTAAAACAATCATCAAAAATATGGAGCGCTTAAAACGTTATGATATTACAGGTATTATTGATCCAAAAATCAATAAAAAATTTGATATGCATGATAAGAACGTGCATGCCTTATATAGTGAAGTGACAGATGAACTGATAGAAAGGATTGAGGGATAATGACTACCAAAAAAATCAAACCTTTTAAAGCCTAGTAAACCTGCACAACCAGACAATACTTATAGTCGCGATAAAATATACTCTGTGTTTTCAAGATACAAAAAATAGGCTCCAATCATTAATAACCATGATGGACGCCAAAAATGTTGATGAAGTTGTTGAAAGACTCATTGATTCATACTCTGAATTAATGTCTGATGAAGAATTAAATGAATTTAGATTTATTTGTAAGTCCCTTGATAAGAGGACTATAAAGAGATAATTTATGAAAATTATCTGATTAAAATATTTTTACTATATAATAATTAGGAGCATTTCATGAATAATACAACAATAACTATTATGATACTCATCAACTTGGTTTTGATACTACTCACATTTCTCTCAAAGGATTATTCTAAAAATCAAAATTTTTATATCTTATTTATAGTCGGAATTATTAATGGTATCTCACTATTTGGTTGGATCAGTGTTGATGGAGTTCCAGAAGCGGCCAGATACTCAGCCTTTTTACAGAATTTCGCGATGTCCTTGTTGTTTATTAATTTTTACTTTATGAGAAAAGGAAATAGAGGACAATCTCTTACCATAGCCATTGCTAAATGGATAGGAACGTTAGCTCCTACAATCTTAATGGGAGTGGTTCAATCATTCAATCCATTCATTATTATTTGTGGGGTGTTTTGTTCTGTTTTTGATATCTTCTATATTTATCTTTTGAGTCCTAAAAACAAACTACTTTCACTGTATTCTTGACCATTACATCTTGGATATTTAGTTTTTTTAATTTACTTATAATAGTATCACGACAGTTTAGAAGACTGTTTTTAAACTAAGAATTAAAGCTAACATAAATAAAACTTTTAATACGGAAACAGTAGGAGGAATTAACGTATGGAAAATAAAACATTTGAAGAATTATTAGAACTATTCTGCTATTCTGATAGCAAGGAAGAAGTTAAGAAAGCTGCAAATTTGCTAGAATGGCGTTATAATTTTGAACTTTATTGTAGCGAAATGGATAAAACCGTTCGTTTTGCTCATCACGGTCGTGGATGTACCATCGTAGCTGCCAAGCTTTGTAAAGGCGTAGTGATTTACCAAAATGTGACTCTTGGTTCTAATATGCGTTATAATAAACGATTGAGTATTTGGGAAAATATTGGAAACC is a window of Vagococcus intermedius DNA encoding:
- the treC gene encoding alpha,alpha-phosphotrehalase, encoding MNFKEKVVYQIYPKSFYDSNGDGVGDLQGIIQKIPYLADLGVDVLWFNPFFKSPQHDNGYDISDYCAIDPLYGTMSDFEQLVSEMTKYKMEIMLDMVLNHTSTDHPWFQKALAGEEKYQNYYILRPAKKDGGIPTNWDSKFGGKAWNRFGQTNNYYLHLFDKTQADLNWRNPEVREEMQKIVQFWLDKGVRGFRFDVINLIGKDEELHQATDDVGKYLYTDRPIVHEFLHQLNQATFGKYPTMTVGEMSATTIENCILYTQPDRQELDMTFNFHHLKVDYDNGNKWSKAPVRFNELTTLLHDWGEGMSEAEGWNALFWNNHDQPRALTRFADDQKLRVPSAKMLATAIHLNRGTPFIYQGEEIGMTDPYFESIDEYRDVESLNAYDKLREEGLSNTNALEIIQTKSRDNSRTPIPWNNQVNAGFSTGTPWLGLGKNWQTVNINNELTNGSIYSYYQKLIQLRKTYSVISRGDYQAFDRDNTSCYSYIREDSSAKLLVITNFTSNSIAYDLPEEWQTAEVLINNYDTEVTLTDSHSRAVPLQAYQALALLIN
- the treR gene encoding trehalose operon repressor gives rise to the protein MNRYKEIFQELEDKIKTGEFASGEKLPSENKLAQEYSVSRETIRKALVLLAEQGYIQKQQGKGSIILDIPTYDFPVSGLTSYHELTKTQHLPSITKVPVFHKGRICNEKEHHRLFPFNETNELYTIIRQRELSGEVVIIDKDYLDAEIIPDLTKDHASTSLYQYIEDSLKLEIGYAKKEITVEPITSEDQELMSLRPTDSCVVVVRSQVFLQDTRLFQYTESRHRIDKFKFVEFARRNKK
- a CDS encoding ParA family protein — translated: MFTSSSTYFAEIIKKFEDEFDYILFDVPPTLSTFTDSAVLVSDYIVIVLQTQERSFIGAEAFIKYLQELMGSYETDFDILGILPVLQKNNAIVDKSVLKNATEEFGEENMFKTIIKNMERLKRYDITGIIDPKINKKFDMHDKNVHALYSEVTDELIERIEG
- a CDS encoding DUF5388 domain-containing protein, which gives rise to MCFQDTKNRLQSLITMMDAKNVDEVVERLIDSYSELMSDEELNEFRFICKSLDKRTIKR
- a CDS encoding serine O-acetyltransferase → MENKTFEELLELFCYSDSKEEVKKAANLLEWRYNFELYCSEMDKTVRFAHHGRGCTIVAAKLCKGVVIYQNVTLGSNMRYNKRLSIWENIGNPILADNVIVSDGAKILGPIIIGENTVIGAGAIITKDVPANSVAYGVNQFKPKNPDYDLVFNNNMVSRKLNIEANETLVERFNKSKKHH